One genomic window of Medicago truncatula cultivar Jemalong A17 chromosome 1, MtrunA17r5.0-ANR, whole genome shotgun sequence includes the following:
- the LOC11420033 gene encoding protein SLOW WALKER 1 — MEEARVSKNFPVKPKLKTKPRTQSQTSESKYWSSFKTQQIPKQFSIPSITFSPNPPYSFAAANSASLSIFSSQTLSQTATISSFSDTVSSVSFRNDARLVAASDLSGFIQIFDVKTRTRLRRLSSNNRPVRFVHYPRHDKLHLVSGSDDAVVRYWDVAEETPFMVFRGHKDYVRCGDSSPVSSDSFVTGSYDHFVKVWDVRVRGETNSVMDFNHGCPVEDVVYLPGGGMIATAGGNAVKIWDLIGGGRLVYSMESHNKTVTKICVGRIGKDSGDESDQYRIMSVGLDGYFKVFDYGNMKVTYSMRYPAPLLSVGYSPDCSTRVIGTSNGIIYAAKRKVKVDEKEVGVSEASSFWRIRPVEDTEKKVLKTTNFRYFQRGQGEKPSEGDYLVMKPKKVKLTAHDKLLNKFRHGEALVCVLEGKNPGHVVAVMEELVSRKKLLRCVSDLDLEKLELLLAFLHKYCTVPKYSSLLMGLANKVIEMRADDIKNSEVLKKHIRNLKSTVEAEIRIQQSLQEIQGIISPLLRIAGRR, encoded by the coding sequence ATGGAGGAAGCAAGAGTATCAAAAAACTTCCCAGTTAAACCAAAACTCAAAACCAAACCAAGAACACAATCCCAAACCTCTGAATCCAAATACTGGTCTTCCTTCAAAACCCAACAAATCCCTAAACAATTCTCTATCCCTTCCATCACCTTCTCCCCAAATCCACCCTATTCCTTCGCCGCCGCTAATTCAGCCTCTCTCTCCATCTTCAGCTCTCAAACTCTTTCCCAAACCGCCACCATCTCCTCCTTCTCCGACACTGTTTCCTCCGTCTCTTTCCGTAACGATGCTCGTCTCGTCGCCGCTTCAGACCTCTCAGGTTTTATCCAAATCTTTGATGTCAAAACACGTACCCGTCTCCGTCGTCTTAGTTCAAACAATCGTCCTGTTAGGTTTGTTCATTATCCGCGTCATGATAAGTTGCATTTAGTTTCTGGCAGTGATGATGCTGTTGTTAGGTATTGGGATGTTGCTGAGGAAACTCCGTTCATGGTGTTTCGTGGCCATAAGGATTATGTTAGGTGTGGTGATTCGTCGCCGGTTAGTTCTGATAGTTTTGTTACTGGCTCTTATGATCATTTTGTGAAAGTTTGGGATGTTAGGGTTAGAGGTGAGACGAATTCGGTGATGGATTTTAATCATGGTTGTCCTGTGGAGGATGTTGTTTATTTGCCGGGTGGTGGGATGATTGCAACTGCTGGTGGGAATGCGGTCAAGATTTGGGATTTGATTGGTGGTGGGAGGCTTGTGTATTCCATGGAGAGTCATAATAAGACAGTGACGAAGATTTGTGTTGGGAGGATTGGGAAGGATTCGGGGGATGAGTCAGATCAGTATAGGATTATGAGTGTTGGTTTGGATGGTTATTTTAAGGTGTTTGATTATGGGAATATGAAGGTTACTTATTCGATGAGGTATCCTGCGCCGCTTTTGTCTGTTGGATATTCCCCGGATTGTTCTACGAGGGTGATTGGAACTTCGAATGGGATAATTTATGCTGCGAAGAGGAAGGTGAAGGTGGATGAGAAGGAAGTTGGCGTGAGTGAGGCTAGTTCGTTTTGGAGAATTAGGCCGGTGGAGGATACTGAGAAGAAGGTTTTGAAAACTACTAACTTTAGGTATTTTCAAAGAGGGCAAGGAGAGAAACCGTCTGAGGGTGATTACTTGGTTATGAAGCCAAAGAAGGTGAAGTTGACTGCACATGATAAGCTTTTGAATAAGTTTAGGCATGGTGAGGCTCTTGTGTGCGTGTTGGAAGGTAAAAATCCGGGGCATGTGGTTGCTGTGATGGAGGAATTGGTGTCTAGAAAGAAGTTGTTGAGGTGTGTTTCTGATTTGGATTTGGAGAAACTGGAACTGCTTTTGGCTTTCTTGCATAAGTATTGTACTGTGCCCAAGTATTCTAGTTTGTTAATGGGATTGGCTAATAAGGTTATTGAAATGAGGGCTGATGATATTAAGAATTCTGAAGTTCTCAAGAAGCATATAAGAAATCTCAAGAGCACTGTCGAGGCAGAGATTCGGATTCAACAGTCGTTGCAAGAGATACAAGGGATAATTTCTCCTTTGTTGAGAATTgctggaagaagatga